The Chitinophaga flava genome has a segment encoding these proteins:
- a CDS encoding MotA/TolQ/ExbB proton channel family protein codes for MAETKTTVTAATAKASSHQPTKSSNLFAALAVPICLVIGFLFFFFVLGNPANFQGNNPDGHPIDSGIGKWFGTVYKGGLVVPVLISVLLVCLTFVIERFLYLSKAKGKFSGSELVRKVQYHLANKNVDAALAECDKQKGSVGNVLKAGLKKYKEMVTNSELDTDQKILTIKNEIEETTALELPMMEKNLVFLSTIASVATLLGLFGTVLGMIKAFSAMSSGGAPDSAQLALGISEALINTALGIGTSAIAIIMYNFFTTNIDSITYAIDESGFTLTQSFAANHK; via the coding sequence ATGGCTGAGACTAAAACAACTGTGACTGCAGCTACAGCTAAGGCTTCTTCTCATCAACCTACAAAGTCGTCCAACCTGTTCGCGGCGTTGGCTGTGCCTATCTGTTTAGTGATAGGTTTTCTGTTTTTCTTTTTTGTATTAGGTAACCCAGCCAACTTCCAAGGTAATAATCCAGACGGGCATCCGATTGATTCTGGTATTGGCAAGTGGTTTGGTACTGTTTACAAAGGTGGATTGGTAGTACCTGTATTGATTTCTGTATTGCTCGTTTGTCTGACTTTCGTAATTGAGCGTTTCCTGTACCTGTCAAAAGCTAAAGGTAAATTCAGCGGTTCTGAGCTGGTACGTAAAGTACAATATCACCTGGCTAACAAAAATGTTGACGCAGCTTTAGCTGAGTGCGACAAACAGAAAGGTTCTGTAGGTAACGTACTGAAAGCTGGTCTGAAAAAGTACAAAGAAATGGTTACCAACTCTGAGCTGGACACAGATCAGAAGATCCTGACTATTAAAAATGAAATTGAAGAAACAACTGCACTGGAACTGCCAATGATGGAAAAGAACCTGGTGTTCCTGTCTACCATTGCTTCCGTAGCAACCCTGCTGGGTCTGTTCGGTACCGTATTGGGTATGATTAAAGCGTTCTCTGCGATGTCTTCCGGTGGTGCACCAGACTCTGCACAGCTGGCGTTAGGTATCTCCGAGGCGTTGATCAACACCGCTCTGGGTATCGGTACATCCGCTATCGCGATCATCATGTATAACTTCTTTACTACTAACATCGATAGCATCACTTACGCTATTGACGAGTCCGGCTTTACTTTAACACAGAGCTTTGCTGCAAACCACAAATAA